From one Gadus morhua chromosome 8, gadMor3.0, whole genome shotgun sequence genomic stretch:
- the LOC115549390 gene encoding inositol monophosphatase 1, protein MAEWTECMNFGISVAKQASQVVLDAFKKDKEVMLKSSPADLVTETDQRVEKILISAIKEKYPTHKFIGEESVAAGDRVELTKAPTWIIDPIDGTVNFVHRFPFVAISIAFAVNQQTEFGIVYSLVEDKMYCAQKGKGAFLNGVPLLTSGQEDVNQCLVVTEIGAERDDLALYTMTSNIMRLLKLPVHGVRAVGTAAVDMCLIATGGADVYYHIGMHCWDIAASAIIVQEAGGVVIDTDGSEFDMMSRKVIAASSLAVANRIAEVVQAFPCRRDDVDPSMCICGASSC, encoded by the exons ATGGCTGAGTGGACAGAATGCATGAACTTCGGTATCTCCGTCGCCAAACAAGCAAGCCAG gtggtgCTGGATGCCTTTAAGAAGGACAAAGAGGTGATGTTGAAGAGCTCTCCAGCTGACCTGGTGACGGAGACCGACCAGCGGGTGGAGAAGATCCTCATCAGCGCCATCAAGGAGAAATACCCCACACACAA GTTCATCGGGGAGGAGTCTGTTGCCGCCGGCGATCGCGTGGAGCTCACCAAGGCCCCCACCTGGATCATTGACCCTATCGACGGAACCGTCAACTTTGTCCACAG GTTCCCCTTTGTGGCTATATCCATCGCCTTCGCCGTCAACCAGCAG ACGGAGTTTGGCATTGTGTACAGCCTTGTAGAAGACAAGATGTACTGCGCCCAGAAGGGGAAGGGAGCCTTCCTCAATGgtgtccccctcctcacctccggACAAGAGG ACGTCAACCAGTGTCTGGTGGTGACAGAGATCGGGGCTGAGCGAGATGACCTGGCTCTGTACACCATGACCTCCAACATCATGAGGCTGCTCAAGCTCCCCGTCCACGG CGTGCGGGCGGTGGGCACGGCGGCGGTGGACATGTGCCTGATCGCCACCGGCGGGGCTGACGTCTACTACCACATCGGCATGCACTGCTGGGACATCGCCGCGTCCGCCATCATAGTCCAGGAGGCCGGGGGCGTGGTCATAGACACTGACG GTTCAGAGTTTGACATGATGTCAAGGAAGGTTATTGCAGCCAGTTCCTTGGCGGTAGCCAATCGGATCGCAGAGGTGGTGCAGGCTTTCCCCTGTCGCCGTGACGACGTGGACCCTTCAATGTGTATATGTGGAGCCAGCAGCTGTTAG